From a single Bacillus sp. NEB1478 genomic region:
- a CDS encoding YhgE/Pip domain-containing protein produces MFKSITAQFKAVFTNKKIAIPVLAVLFIPIMYSGTYLWAFWNPYGKMEELPVAVVNQDEGYKHDGENLHAGDDFVEKLKENPSFKWKFVSEEKAQQGLKNNDYYMMIEIPKDFSKNASEVSDDKVKKPELIFTQNQGFNFLASQIGGSAVNKMKESLSHELTKTYAKVMFEQVEELGGGLKQAADGSQKITDGLEKTASGSGELAKGMADKSPQIQQLNSGAIQLNEKMGQLNNGLNQLAAGHKQLLAGQQQLSDGATSLEQGLGEAAVGSGKVKNGSLALQSAAEKLSKGANTLSSSASQWNAGAQKTSAGSKQVEQQLNALIQNQKNMSDEEIAASLKQIAAVSGQVNAGMDGLTAASGKIAEGADQLSSGSKKLSDSQAAVANGAQQVHDGQLKLVNGADQLSKGQAELNGGTQTFQTKLNEAAAGAGKLQSGTKQLADGTAAAANGWNEVSGHVQEIHNGEEQILAGSSELTAKLSDAAIKTDKLDPDDKTFERISNPVNLKTKSYTEVPNYGTGIAPYFLSLGLFVGALFTTIVFPLRDLAGRPRSGFSWFASKFSFLAAVGILQAIIADSILLYGLDIQVSSTPAFFGFTILTSLTFMALVQLLVTILGDPGRFIAIIILVLQLTTSAGTFPLEMIPHKLQVFNSWLPMSYSVSGFRSVISSGNIDTFTSSVWALFGFMTIFMIGTLIFFISQFSKVNKTAE; encoded by the coding sequence TTGTTTAAAAGTATCACTGCACAGTTTAAGGCAGTATTTACAAATAAAAAAATTGCTATACCTGTTTTGGCAGTTCTTTTTATACCGATTATGTATAGCGGAACTTATTTATGGGCGTTCTGGAATCCATACGGCAAGATGGAGGAGCTCCCAGTCGCTGTAGTTAATCAGGATGAAGGCTACAAACATGATGGAGAAAACCTGCATGCCGGTGACGATTTTGTGGAAAAACTGAAAGAAAACCCTTCTTTTAAGTGGAAATTTGTTAGTGAAGAAAAAGCACAGCAAGGGTTGAAAAATAATGACTATTACATGATGATCGAAATACCTAAAGACTTTTCTAAAAATGCTTCAGAAGTATCTGATGATAAGGTGAAGAAGCCAGAATTAATTTTCACACAAAACCAGGGGTTTAACTTTCTTGCTTCTCAAATAGGCGGATCGGCCGTAAATAAAATGAAAGAAAGTCTTTCACATGAACTTACGAAAACATATGCTAAGGTAATGTTTGAGCAAGTAGAAGAGCTAGGCGGAGGACTCAAACAGGCAGCAGATGGTTCTCAAAAAATTACTGATGGTTTAGAAAAAACAGCTTCTGGAAGCGGCGAACTTGCGAAGGGTATGGCTGATAAAAGTCCCCAGATTCAGCAGCTGAACAGCGGAGCCATACAATTAAATGAAAAAATGGGACAGTTAAACAACGGTTTAAATCAATTAGCCGCTGGTCATAAGCAGCTTTTAGCTGGCCAACAGCAGCTAAGTGATGGAGCAACATCCCTAGAGCAAGGTTTGGGAGAAGCTGCAGTCGGATCTGGAAAAGTAAAAAATGGCAGTCTGGCGCTGCAATCAGCAGCTGAAAAATTATCAAAAGGAGCGAACACACTTTCAAGCTCTGCTTCACAATGGAATGCCGGAGCGCAAAAAACTAGTGCTGGATCAAAGCAAGTGGAACAGCAGCTAAATGCTTTGATTCAAAATCAGAAGAATATGTCTGATGAAGAGATTGCAGCATCATTAAAACAAATAGCTGCAGTAAGCGGTCAAGTGAATGCTGGAATGGACGGATTAACAGCTGCCTCTGGAAAAATAGCAGAAGGCGCTGATCAGCTTTCTAGCGGTTCTAAAAAGCTGAGTGATTCACAGGCAGCTGTAGCTAATGGGGCACAACAAGTACATGATGGCCAGCTAAAACTCGTTAACGGTGCGGACCAGCTTTCTAAAGGCCAAGCTGAATTAAACGGCGGTACACAAACGTTCCAAACTAAATTAAATGAAGCAGCAGCAGGTGCTGGAAAGTTACAAAGCGGCACGAAGCAACTGGCAGATGGAACTGCGGCAGCAGCAAATGGTTGGAATGAAGTATCAGGACATGTTCAGGAGATCCATAATGGAGAAGAACAGATTTTGGCAGGCAGCAGTGAGCTGACCGCAAAATTAAGTGATGCGGCTATTAAGACAGATAAACTTGACCCGGATGATAAAACGTTTGAACGAATTTCAAACCCGGTAAATTTGAAAACGAAAAGCTATACTGAAGTACCGAACTATGGGACCGGAATTGCTCCTTACTTTTTATCGCTTGGATTATTTGTAGGGGCACTTTTCACAACGATCGTATTTCCATTGCGTGATTTGGCTGGAAGACCTAGATCGGGATTCAGCTGGTTTGCGAGCAAGTTTTCCTTTCTAGCGGCAGTTGGTATTCTGCAGGCGATCATTGCAGATTCCATATTATTATATGGATTGGATATACAGGTCAGCAGTACACCCGCATTCTTTGGTTTTACGATTTTAACAAGTCTTACATTTATGGCACTTGTTCAGCTTCTTGTAACGATACTCGGAGATCCGGGCCGTTTTATTGCGATAATCATACTGGTTCTTCAGCTTACAACAAGTGCGGGTACGTTCCCGTTAGAAATGATTCCTCACAAACTGCAAGTATTTAATTCATGGCTCCCGATGTCATATTCAGTTTCTGGTTTCAGATCTGTAATTTCAAGCGGGAACATAGATACTTTTACGTCCAGTGTCTGGGCACTGTTCGGATTTATGACAATATTTATGATTGGCACTCTCATTTTCTTTATCAGCCAGTTTAGTAAAGTAAATAAGACAGCAGAATAA
- a CDS encoding TetR/AcrR family transcriptional regulator: MDRRQSILEAAEKSFSMFGYKASTVDQIAKIANVGKGTIYTFFANKEELFSEIVTSLVMETKHAASEAIKDDRPFYENLHDALYRVIELRKTHQLAVKLSQEVKELNTSPVKEAVHRIEKAVLNFVKNELDKAVEKGELKNCPTDIVAFMMVKLYVALIFDWEKDNPAIQKEKMLEVLEMFVMDGLRKS, translated from the coding sequence ATGGATCGCAGGCAGAGTATATTAGAAGCAGCAGAAAAATCTTTTTCAATGTTCGGATATAAAGCAAGTACAGTTGATCAAATTGCTAAAATCGCGAATGTAGGGAAAGGTACAATCTACACCTTTTTTGCAAATAAGGAAGAACTTTTTTCTGAGATCGTTACAAGTCTCGTAATGGAGACAAAGCACGCTGCTTCTGAAGCGATTAAAGATGATCGTCCTTTTTATGAAAATCTTCATGATGCACTATATCGAGTTATTGAGCTTCGAAAAACACATCAATTAGCGGTAAAATTGTCACAAGAAGTAAAAGAACTTAACACTTCTCCAGTGAAAGAGGCGGTTCACAGAATTGAAAAAGCCGTATTAAATTTTGTGAAAAATGAATTAGATAAAGCAGTGGAAAAAGGGGAACTGAAGAATTGTCCAACTGACATCGTAGCTTTTATGATGGTTAAGCTTTATGTAGCACTCATCTTCGATTGGGAAAAAGACAACCCAGCAATTCAGAAGGAAAAAATGCTTGAAGTACTTGAAATGTTTGTTATGGATGGTTTGCGAAAATCTTGA
- a CDS encoding ATP-binding protein, producing MEAFIEPLFVNIAIVFSFTHLINMIYPLHPGVIPGIKNKILFGVISGIAALVCMMYPIETLRDSFFDLRNVPIMIVTLYSGWLPGAICSIFVIAARTIMGGEFVWLGIVLTLLAFIVALTYQKFFDEDKRRWVSAFYISIVYTLFYILFIHTYLKFLTLNFYLVYFSCFMIAFFSCIFLIERLVKINMQLKETVYLDKLAVAGQMAAAIAHEVRNPMTTIRGMIQFLGSTTTDAKLKEYSPLLIEELDRTNKIITDYLSMVKPDEPKLESIKLNKVLSDVVSLTAPYGNIYNVEVSGSKIGPHIVNADEPKLKQGLINIIKNGIEAISESGNIHLYTYNVSKKSITIAIEDNGAGMTKEQLEQIGLPFYTTKAKGTGLGMMVTYKLIQDMGGKIRYESEVNVGTRVLLTLPLCPKSLQLDEEVRN from the coding sequence GTGGAAGCATTCATTGAACCATTATTCGTAAATATTGCAATCGTTTTCTCCTTTACACATCTGATTAATATGATTTATCCTCTTCACCCAGGTGTAATTCCCGGTATAAAGAATAAGATTTTATTTGGTGTTATTAGCGGTATTGCAGCACTTGTATGTATGATGTATCCAATTGAAACACTGCGTGATTCATTTTTTGACCTGCGTAATGTTCCCATTATGATTGTAACCCTATATTCTGGCTGGCTCCCTGGGGCGATATGTTCAATATTTGTTATTGCTGCCCGCACGATTATGGGAGGAGAGTTTGTTTGGCTAGGGATTGTACTTACATTGCTCGCTTTTATCGTAGCATTGACGTATCAGAAATTCTTCGATGAAGATAAACGCAGGTGGGTCTCAGCATTTTATATTTCGATTGTTTATACTTTGTTTTATATCCTATTTATTCATACGTATTTGAAGTTTTTAACTCTCAATTTTTATTTAGTGTATTTCTCATGCTTCATGATTGCTTTTTTTTCATGTATTTTTTTAATAGAAAGATTAGTTAAAATAAACATGCAGTTAAAAGAAACGGTATATTTGGACAAACTAGCTGTGGCAGGCCAAATGGCAGCTGCTATTGCTCATGAAGTCCGAAACCCGATGACAACGATCAGGGGAATGATTCAATTCCTCGGAAGTACGACAACCGATGCAAAATTAAAAGAATATTCACCGCTATTAATCGAAGAATTGGATCGTACAAATAAGATTATTACAGATTACTTGTCGATGGTAAAACCAGACGAGCCAAAATTGGAGAGTATTAAACTTAATAAAGTGCTGTCAGATGTTGTATCTTTAACAGCACCATATGGCAATATTTATAATGTAGAGGTATCGGGAAGCAAAATTGGTCCGCACATTGTAAATGCTGATGAACCAAAGCTGAAGCAGGGACTTATTAACATTATTAAAAATGGCATTGAAGCAATCAGTGAATCAGGAAACATTCATTTGTACACATACAATGTATCGAAAAAAAGTATCACGATTGCTATTGAAGACAATGGAGCTGGCATGACGAAGGAACAGCTTGAACAGATTGGCCTTCCTTTCTATACAACTAAGGCAAAAGGAACAGGTCTTGGAATGATGGTTACGTATAAACTTATTCAAGACATGGGCGGTAAGATAAGATACGAAAGTGAAGTCAACGTTGGTACGAGAGTGCTTTTAACATTGCCATTATGCCCGAAGTCATTACAGCTGGATGAGGAAGTGAGAAATTGA